A stretch of DNA from Promicromonospora sukumoe:
GGTCATCTCTTCCCGTCTCCGGATGCACGCGTGACGGCGCGCCGCAGGCACGCGTCGAGGTCGCGGTCGAGGTCCGCATAGGTCGCGTCTGCCGACGGCGGCAGCGCGCGGACGACGGCGCGAGCGGAGCTGGGCAGCACGGAGAGCTGGCCGAGCGCCGCGGCACGGAGCCGGCGCTTCACCAGGTTGCGCTGCACGGAGTTACCCACAGCCTTGGAAACGACAAAACCGACCTGTGGAGTTCCCGATCCTGGGTCCGAGACTTTTTCGTCCTGGACCAGGAGGTGAACCACCAAGGTCGATCGACCTGCGCGCGTGCCGCGGCGCACCGTCCGCTCGAAGTCGACGGAACGGCGCAAACGGTGCGCCGCGGGCAACATGGCTCAGGCTGAGAGCTCGGCGCGACCCTTGCGCCGGCGAGCCGCCAGGATGGCGCGGCCGGCACGGGTGCGCATGCGCAGTCGGAAGCCGTGGGTCTTCGCACGACGGCGGTTGTTCGGCTGGAAAGTCCGCTTGCTCACGAGGTACTCCAAGAACGTCGGGGTAGGCACACCGTCTGTCCTCGACGATGCAGTGAATGGTGGTCGTTCAGTACTTCGGACGACCGGACCGACCCGGGGCCTGGCCCACGTGGTCTCACCGTCGTCGGATGACGTGGCTCGAATCCGTGTGTGGGCGCGCAGAAGTACCTGGAACGGCTGTATGACGTTACGCCGCCGCGGCCCTCCGGGTCAAACCAGAACCGCGGGATCATGCGTGTCGGACGCGCCACACCGCGCGCCTCGCCGGGGCTCTCGGCGACCCCGTCCGCCCTGGCTACGTACCACTTACCCAGCCATGATCCCCGCCATCCACAACCTGTGGACAACTGTGTGGACGGTGCTTCATCATGGCAGACTCCAACACACCCCAGCATCGCGCATCACCCCACGCACGAGACTAAGGAAAGCCAGTGGCCAACCCGGACGAGAACATCGGCGACGTCTGGGCGCAGACCCTGACAGCGCTCGAGGCCCGGCCCGACATGAGCCCCCGGCAGCTCGCATTCATCCGTCTCGCCAAGCCGATGGCCGTCCTGGACGACATGGTCTTCATAGCCGTCCCGCACGAGCAGACACGGACCTACCTGGAGACGGCCGTCCGCGACGACCTGGTCTCCGCGATGTCGTCGGTCCTGGGGCGTGACGTCCGCTTCGGCATCACTGTGGACCCGGAGCTGAGCAGCAGCACCCTTGCGGGCCCGTCGCAGATCTCCGGGCCCGCGGCCCTCTCGCTCTCCCTCGAGCAGGAGCCGCCGGAGCCGGAGCAGGCGCAGATGCCGATCGCGCCGCAGCCCGCGCCGAAGCCGTCCGCCGAGCCCACCCGGCTGAACCCGAAGTACATCTTCGAGACGTTCGTCATCGGCTCGTCCAACCGGTTCGCGCACGCGGCCGCCGTAGCCGTCGCCGAGGCACCGGCCAAG
This window harbors:
- the rnpA gene encoding ribonuclease P protein component — its product is MLPAAHRLRRSVDFERTVRRGTRAGRSTLVVHLLVQDEKVSDPGSGTPQVGFVVSKAVGNSVQRNLVKRRLRAAALGQLSVLPSSARAVVRALPPSADATYADLDRDLDACLRRAVTRASGDGKR
- the rpmH gene encoding 50S ribosomal protein L34, which encodes MSKRTFQPNNRRRAKTHGFRLRMRTRAGRAILAARRRKGRAELSA